In one window of Meiothermus sp. DNA:
- a CDS encoding L-fuconate dehydratase has translation MRIKDLKTLDLRFPTSHSLDGSDAMNPDPDYSAAYVILQTDSGLEGHGLTFTIGRGNDLVCAAIELLRPLVVGFSLGEFTQNMGAFYRHITGDSQLRWLGPEKGVIHLATAAVINAVWDLWARAEGKPLWKLVVDMRPEELVRCIDFRYLTDAITPEEAQELLERMAPGKTQREAHLLRKGYPAYTTSVGWLGYPDDKIRALCRKALQGGFTAFKLKVGRDLQDDLRRCHIVREEIGWDKHLMVDANQVWDVPQALAWVQQLLPFRLLWIEEPTSPDDILGHAALQKALQGSGTQVATGEHVQNRVVFKQLLQSGAIGFCQIDAARVGGVNENLAILLLAAKFGVPVCPHAGGVGLCEYVQHLSSIDYIAISGSLEHRYLEYVDHLHEHFVEPVQVHQGHYQLPQRPGYSIEIWPASRETFRYPDGSYWASHLGGQV, from the coding sequence ATGCGAATAAAAGACCTTAAAACCCTCGATCTGCGCTTTCCTACCTCACACTCCCTGGATGGTTCGGATGCCATGAACCCCGACCCCGACTACTCGGCGGCTTATGTGATCCTCCAGACCGACAGCGGTCTGGAAGGGCATGGGCTAACCTTCACCATAGGTCGGGGCAACGACCTGGTCTGCGCGGCTATCGAGCTGCTACGGCCCTTGGTGGTGGGTTTCTCACTGGGGGAATTTACTCAGAATATGGGGGCCTTCTACCGGCATATTACCGGTGATTCCCAGCTTCGCTGGCTGGGACCGGAAAAAGGGGTTATTCACCTGGCCACCGCTGCTGTGATTAACGCGGTTTGGGATTTGTGGGCCCGGGCCGAGGGCAAACCCCTGTGGAAGCTGGTGGTGGACATGCGCCCAGAGGAGCTGGTGCGTTGCATTGACTTCCGTTACCTGACCGATGCTATAACGCCCGAAGAAGCGCAGGAGCTCCTGGAGCGCATGGCACCAGGAAAGACCCAGCGCGAAGCCCATCTCTTGCGGAAAGGCTACCCCGCTTACACCACCAGTGTGGGCTGGCTGGGCTACCCCGATGATAAAATTCGCGCTTTGTGTCGCAAGGCCCTGCAGGGAGGCTTCACTGCCTTCAAGCTCAAAGTTGGGCGCGACCTACAGGATGATCTGCGCCGTTGCCACATCGTCCGGGAAGAGATTGGCTGGGATAAACACCTGATGGTAGATGCCAATCAGGTGTGGGATGTGCCTCAGGCCTTGGCCTGGGTGCAGCAGTTGCTGCCTTTCCGCCTTCTGTGGATTGAGGAACCCACCAGCCCCGACGATATCCTGGGCCATGCCGCCTTGCAGAAAGCCTTGCAAGGCAGCGGTACGCAGGTGGCGACCGGCGAACATGTGCAAAACCGGGTGGTCTTCAAGCAGCTTTTGCAAAGCGGGGCCATTGGCTTCTGCCAGATTGATGCGGCGCGGGTAGGCGGAGTCAACGAAAACCTGGCCATTCTGCTTCTGGCCGCTAAATTTGGGGTGCCGGTCTGCCCCCATGCGGGTGGGGTGGGGCTGTGCGAGTACGTACAGCACCTTTCCAGCATCGACTACATCGCTATCTCGGGTTCGCTCGAGCACCGCTACCTGGAGTACGTGGATCACCTGCACGAGCACTTCGTGGAGCCCGTCCAAGTGCATCAGGGCCACTACCAGCTCCCCCAGCGGCCCGGCTATAGCATCGAGATCTGGCCCGCCTCGCGCGAAACCTTCCGGTACCCCGACGGCAGCTACTGGGCAAGCCATCTGGGAGGGCAGGTATGA
- a CDS encoding amidohydrolase, with product MIVDAHQHFIFPSRLHYPWLQDPALAPLCRDFTPDDLRPLLRASGVDCTIVVQARSSLEETKELLQIAASTDYVVGVVGWVDLTDPAVGRVLDELMALPEGRYLVGIRHQVHDEPDPNWLLRPEVGRGLAALEQRGLTYDLLVRIRELPAALACVQNYPRLRFVLDHLAKPNIARGQWGDWLRALEPLAAQPNVWVKLSGLATEADWKHWKQEQLAPYIREALALFGPSRCLFGSDWPVCTLAASYAQVKEALEWALRETSLALLGENALRIYKIKT from the coding sequence GTGATTGTTGATGCGCACCAACACTTTATCTTTCCCAGCCGGCTGCACTACCCTTGGCTGCAGGACCCCGCTCTGGCCCCATTGTGCCGCGACTTCACCCCGGATGACCTGCGGCCCCTACTTCGGGCATCGGGGGTAGATTGCACCATTGTGGTACAGGCCAGAAGCAGCCTCGAGGAAACCAAAGAGCTGCTGCAAATCGCCGCAAGCACAGATTACGTAGTAGGAGTGGTGGGATGGGTTGACCTGACCGATCCAGCGGTGGGCCGGGTGTTGGACGAGCTCATGGCCCTGCCGGAGGGCCGCTATCTGGTTGGGATACGCCACCAGGTACACGACGAACCTGACCCCAACTGGTTACTTCGGCCCGAGGTGGGGCGTGGTTTGGCGGCGCTCGAGCAGCGCGGGCTGACCTACGACCTACTGGTTCGTATTCGCGAACTGCCAGCCGCCCTGGCCTGTGTGCAAAATTATCCTCGTCTGCGTTTTGTTTTAGATCATCTAGCTAAACCCAATATCGCCCGGGGACAGTGGGGCGATTGGCTCAGAGCGCTCGAGCCTTTGGCTGCGCAACCCAACGTCTGGGTCAAGCTTTCTGGGCTGGCTACTGAAGCCGACTGGAAGCACTGGAAGCAGGAGCAATTGGCTCCTTACATCCGGGAGGCTCTAGCGTTATTTGGCCCCTCGCGCTGTTTGTTCGGTAGCGACTGGCCTGTGTGTACGTTGGCAGCCAGTTATGCTCAGGTTAAGGAAGCCTTGGAGTGGGCTTTACGAGAAACCAGCCTGGCTTTGTTAGGCGAAAATGCTCTACGGATATACAAAATCAAAACCTAG
- a CDS encoding CAP domain-containing protein gives MRWLLSTAVTLLAACSSSPGLEYTPPDFQTALDAVNAARAAARTCTHGSNTQSYAAAPALSWNGLLGEVARQRAEYIQRTGEFSHQEGSSSTFAVVTRSQQNGYRFKEIRENLAQDYSTATEAVDAWLNSTQGHCNTLMAPNLRDMGMVKAGDYWVLVAAEPQ, from the coding sequence ATGCGTTGGCTGCTTTCAACCGCTGTAACCCTTCTGGCGGCCTGCTCCAGTAGTCCCGGGCTCGAGTACACCCCACCCGATTTTCAGACTGCACTGGATGCGGTCAACGCGGCTCGAGCCGCTGCCCGCACCTGCACCCATGGCAGCAACACCCAATCGTATGCCGCCGCCCCAGCCCTCTCCTGGAACGGTCTGCTGGGGGAGGTAGCCCGTCAGCGTGCAGAATACATTCAGCGAACCGGAGAGTTCAGCCACCAAGAAGGCTCCAGTTCCACCTTTGCAGTAGTCACCCGCAGCCAGCAAAACGGCTACCGCTTCAAGGAAATCCGCGAGAACCTGGCCCAGGATTACAGCACCGCAACAGAAGCGGTGGATGCCTGGCTGAACAGCACCCAGGGCCACTGCAACACCCTGATGGCCCCGAACCTGCGCGATATGGGCATGGTGAAGGCGGGCGACTACTGGGTGCTGGTGGCTGCCGAGCCACAGTAG
- a CDS encoding heavy metal translocating P-type ATPase: MSTKTNEPAPELCYLVEGMDCADCANKIEALVNKTPGASNPRMAFTTQILKLNLDESVTSKENLEAKIRSLGYKPTLRVSAPHGAQGHVHPEGEGHGQAKGQVGEHAHELEDKPWYATRQGREVLTTGVLLLVAFGFGFIEPQLSRVGYIAATLIGVWPLARKAWAGIRVGNPFGINLLVTIAAVGAIVIDESPEAAVVVFLFAVGEFLEGIAAGRARAGIKALANLAPKTAFVIHEKDHGDGNKAHAHEVPASSLVVGQVVQVQPGGRVPADGTILSGQSALDDSPVTGESVPVVKGPGDTVFAGSINTDGVLTVRVDKDPSDNTIARIIHMVEEAQESKAPTARFIDRFSRYYTPGVLAVAILIAVVPPLSLGGAWHEWLYKALAILLIGCPCALVLSVPAAITSAISAGARRGLLIKGGAVLENLAQVKTIAFDKTGTLTAGQPKVTDVVPITVSETELLGLSAAVEQGSSHPLARAIVEKASQTGVSVPPSSDQQAIQGKGVQASVQGRTLVVGSPKYAAALAPLSFEVTGQIEDLEQQGKTVVLLMNPPTPLGLIAIRDEPRLDAREALSKLKQLGVEAVMLTGDNTRTGQAIAEGLGLAVKAELMPEDKLRIIGELKQAETGHRKVAMVGDGINDAPALAQADVGIAMGGGTDVALETADAALLRNSVTGVSDLIRLSRGAMGVIWQNIAFALGLKAVFLVATLLGITGLWPAILADTGATALVTLNSLRLLRFR; this comes from the coding sequence ATGAGCACCAAGACCAACGAACCCGCCCCCGAGCTTTGCTACCTGGTCGAGGGCATGGACTGTGCCGACTGTGCTAACAAGATCGAGGCCCTGGTCAACAAGACCCCTGGAGCCAGCAACCCCCGTATGGCCTTCACCACCCAGATCCTCAAGCTCAACCTGGATGAGTCGGTCACTTCCAAGGAGAATCTCGAGGCCAAAATCCGCTCGCTGGGGTACAAGCCCACCCTGCGGGTCTCGGCTCCACATGGCGCACAAGGCCACGTCCACCCAGAGGGGGAAGGCCACGGCCAGGCTAAAGGCCAGGTCGGCGAACACGCCCACGAACTCGAGGACAAGCCCTGGTACGCCACACGCCAGGGGCGCGAGGTGCTGACTACGGGTGTGCTGCTCTTGGTAGCCTTCGGCTTTGGCTTTATCGAACCCCAACTCTCGCGGGTGGGCTATATCGCCGCCACCTTGATCGGGGTCTGGCCTCTGGCTAGAAAGGCCTGGGCAGGAATCCGGGTGGGCAATCCCTTTGGCATCAACTTGCTGGTCACGATTGCTGCTGTTGGCGCGATTGTGATTGATGAGTCCCCCGAAGCTGCGGTGGTGGTGTTTTTGTTTGCGGTGGGCGAGTTTCTGGAGGGGATCGCCGCAGGGAGGGCCAGGGCGGGGATCAAGGCTCTAGCCAACCTGGCTCCCAAGACGGCCTTTGTGATCCACGAAAAAGATCACGGCGACGGGAATAAAGCCCACGCCCACGAAGTCCCTGCCAGCAGCCTCGTGGTCGGGCAGGTGGTACAGGTGCAACCGGGGGGGCGGGTTCCCGCCGACGGCACCATCTTGAGCGGTCAATCCGCCCTCGATGACTCCCCCGTGACCGGCGAATCGGTTCCGGTGGTCAAAGGCCCCGGTGACACCGTGTTTGCCGGTTCCATCAACACCGACGGGGTGCTCACGGTACGGGTGGATAAAGACCCCTCCGATAACACCATCGCCCGCATCATCCACATGGTGGAGGAGGCCCAAGAAAGCAAAGCCCCTACCGCCCGCTTTATTGACCGCTTTAGCCGCTACTACACCCCTGGGGTTTTGGCGGTAGCCATCTTGATCGCGGTGGTTCCCCCCCTATCCTTGGGCGGGGCCTGGCACGAGTGGCTCTATAAGGCCCTGGCAATCCTGCTGATTGGCTGCCCCTGTGCCCTGGTGCTCTCGGTTCCAGCAGCCATCACCTCGGCTATTTCCGCAGGGGCACGGCGGGGCCTGCTAATCAAGGGGGGCGCGGTGCTGGAGAACCTTGCTCAGGTCAAGACCATCGCCTTTGACAAGACCGGAACCCTCACCGCTGGCCAGCCTAAAGTGACCGATGTAGTTCCAATTACGGTATCTGAAACCGAGTTGCTGGGTCTATCGGCGGCAGTGGAGCAAGGTTCTTCGCATCCTTTAGCTAGGGCCATCGTCGAAAAAGCCTCACAGACTGGTGTCTCCGTGCCTCCTTCGAGCGATCAGCAGGCCATCCAGGGCAAGGGGGTTCAGGCCAGCGTGCAAGGGAGAACCCTGGTGGTGGGCTCGCCCAAGTATGCGGCTGCCCTGGCACCCCTGTCCTTCGAGGTGACCGGGCAAATCGAGGACCTGGAGCAGCAGGGCAAGACCGTGGTGCTGCTGATGAACCCTCCCACCCCTCTGGGCTTGATCGCCATCCGCGACGAACCCCGCCTGGACGCGCGAGAAGCCTTGAGCAAACTCAAGCAACTGGGCGTGGAGGCGGTGATGCTGACCGGGGATAACACCCGCACCGGCCAGGCCATCGCCGAGGGGTTGGGCTTGGCGGTCAAGGCCGAGCTGATGCCGGAGGATAAACTCCGCATCATCGGTGAACTCAAGCAAGCCGAAACGGGGCACCGGAAAGTGGCCATGGTCGGCGATGGCATCAACGATGCCCCTGCGCTGGCTCAGGCCGATGTGGGCATAGCGATGGGCGGTGGTACAGACGTAGCGCTGGAAACCGCCGATGCTGCGCTGCTCAGGAACTCAGTGACGGGCGTGAGCGACCTGATCCGGCTCTCGCGGGGCGCCATGGGGGTGATCTGGCAGAACATCGCCTTTGCCCTGGGGCTTAAGGCCGTCTTCCTGGTCGCCACCCTCTTGGGCATTACCGGGCTGTGGCCCGCCATCCTGGCCGATACCGGTGCTACCGCGCTGGTCACCCTCAACTCGCTGCGGCTGCTGCGGTTCCGCTAG
- a CDS encoding fumarylacetoacetate hydrolase family protein, translating into MKLVRYGSKGKEKPGVLDAEGHIRDLSEVVPDINGLVLSKHLPRLARLNPSRLPLVRGRPRLGPCVGQVGKFICIGLNYKDHADETGAVYPLEPVVFLKATSAISGPFDPIVIPRGSTKTDWEVELGVVIGRPAKYVSESEALQYVAGYCVVNDVSERSFQLERGGQWDKGKGCDSFGPIGPYLVTRDEVPDPQNLRLWLEVDGRRYQDGHTQNMIFSVAQLVSYVSHFMSLQPGDVISTGTPAGVGLGQKPEPIYLCPGQVVRLGIERLGEQQQKVVAE; encoded by the coding sequence ATGAAGCTTGTCCGGTATGGAAGCAAAGGCAAGGAAAAACCGGGGGTGCTGGATGCCGAAGGGCATATACGCGATCTTTCGGAGGTGGTGCCCGATATCAACGGTTTGGTTTTGAGCAAGCATCTGCCCCGCCTGGCCCGGCTGAACCCCAGCCGACTGCCCCTGGTGCGGGGCCGTCCCCGGCTGGGGCCATGTGTGGGTCAGGTAGGTAAGTTCATCTGCATAGGCCTCAACTATAAAGACCACGCCGACGAGACGGGCGCGGTCTATCCGCTCGAGCCGGTGGTTTTTCTAAAAGCCACCAGCGCCATCTCGGGGCCCTTTGACCCCATCGTAATCCCCAGAGGTTCAACCAAGACCGACTGGGAGGTAGAGCTGGGGGTGGTGATTGGACGCCCAGCCAAATACGTTTCCGAGTCCGAAGCCCTGCAGTATGTGGCAGGCTACTGTGTGGTCAACGATGTCTCGGAACGCTCTTTTCAGCTCGAGCGCGGCGGCCAGTGGGACAAGGGCAAGGGCTGCGACAGCTTTGGCCCCATCGGCCCCTATCTGGTGACCCGGGATGAAGTACCCGACCCGCAAAATCTGCGGCTATGGCTCGAGGTAGACGGGCGACGTTATCAGGACGGCCATACCCAGAACATGATCTTCAGCGTGGCTCAACTGGTCAGTTATGTTAGTCACTTCATGAGCCTCCAGCCGGGCGACGTCATCTCGACCGGTACCCCAGCAGGGGTGGGCCTGGGGCAAAAACCCGAGCCGATTTACCTGTGCCCAGGGCAGGTCGTGCGGCTGGGCATCGAAAGGCTGGGCGAGCAGCAGCAAAAAGTAGTCGCCGAGTAG
- a CDS encoding EAL domain-containing protein codes for MVDFYDSLLDRYVLNNAIQWLSIPGNEETSVSVNLSTKSFNDPELPLFVKEALAKSHVKPSNLILEVTESALAEPERALPVMQELKHLGLRIALDDFGTGYSSMAYLAQYPFDRLKIDGVFLRLVGKSVHSEALLKALVQLGRALGLEVQVEGVEDGRMLDFLREIGCDFAQGYFVGSPSLVEQFVRTRVNLDHEGQGLQGR; via the coding sequence ATAGTAGACTTTTACGACAGCCTCTTAGATCGCTATGTGCTCAACAATGCTATCCAGTGGCTCTCGATCCCCGGCAACGAGGAAACCAGCGTCTCGGTCAATCTCTCCACCAAGAGCTTCAACGATCCTGAGCTACCCCTCTTTGTCAAGGAGGCACTCGCCAAGAGCCACGTCAAGCCCTCCAACCTCATCCTCGAGGTCACCGAGAGCGCCCTGGCCGAGCCGGAGCGAGCCCTGCCGGTAATGCAAGAACTCAAGCACCTGGGCCTGCGCATCGCCCTCGATGACTTTGGCACCGGCTATTCCTCCATGGCCTACCTGGCCCAATATCCCTTTGACCGACTCAAGATTGATGGGGTGTTCTTGCGCCTGGTGGGCAAGTCGGTCCATAGCGAAGCTCTGCTCAAGGCCCTGGTTCAGCTGGGTCGAGCCCTGGGCCTGGAGGTACAGGTGGAAGGCGTCGAGGATGGCCGTATGCTGGATTTTCTGCGCGAGATTGGCTGCGATTTTGCCCAAGGGTATTTTGTGGGGTCGCCTTCCTTGGTCGAGCAGTTCGTGCGCACCCGGGTGAACCTCGACCACGAAGGTCAGGGCCTCCAGGGGCGATAG
- a CDS encoding metalloregulator ArsR/SmtB family transcription factor: protein MPISTTADPNLCEVQITNPKAVAKARQGLPQENHLIGASELLKAIANPTRMRILAALQAAQELCVCDIAAVVAMSESAVSHQLRVLRSVKLVASRKESRQVFYRLADDHVTSILSCALEHAQE, encoded by the coding sequence ATGCCCATATCAACAACTGCTGACCCCAACCTGTGCGAAGTACAGATCACCAATCCGAAGGCGGTTGCCAAGGCCCGCCAGGGCTTGCCTCAGGAAAACCACCTGATTGGAGCTTCAGAGCTGCTCAAGGCCATCGCGAATCCTACCCGGATGCGTATCCTGGCCGCATTGCAGGCGGCACAGGAGCTCTGCGTGTGTGACATCGCCGCCGTGGTGGCCATGAGCGAGTCGGCGGTTTCCCACCAACTGCGGGTTCTGCGCTCGGTCAAACTGGTTGCCTCACGCAAGGAGAGCCGCCAGGTGTTTTACCGGCTGGCCGACGACCATGTGACCTCGATTCTGTCGTGTGCCCTGGAACACGCCCAGGAATAA
- a CDS encoding SDR family oxidoreductase, which translates to MQRLKGKTALITAAGQGIGRATAERFIAEGASVIATDRDPELLRGLACAQARLDVLDLGQIEAVVAGLPRVDILFNCAGYVHQGTILECSDSDWEFSFNLNVRSMFWTMRAVIPKMLSQGSGSIINIASAASSIKGVPNRFVYSATKAAVIGMTKAVAADYVTRGIRANVICPGTVDSPSWRARVVEQAQRTGQSEEEVRQAFIARQPMGRLGRPEEVAALAAYLASDEAAFTTGAVHLIDGGWTM; encoded by the coding sequence ATGCAACGACTTAAAGGCAAGACCGCTCTCATCACCGCCGCTGGGCAGGGCATCGGAAGGGCTACGGCGGAACGCTTCATTGCTGAAGGCGCTAGCGTGATCGCAACCGACCGAGACCCCGAGTTGCTGCGGGGTCTGGCCTGTGCGCAAGCTCGCCTGGATGTACTCGACCTGGGCCAGATTGAAGCGGTGGTAGCAGGGCTTCCACGGGTAGATATTCTGTTCAACTGCGCCGGCTATGTTCACCAAGGCACCATCCTGGAATGCAGCGACTCGGACTGGGAGTTCAGCTTTAACCTCAATGTGCGTTCCATGTTCTGGACCATGCGGGCCGTTATTCCCAAGATGCTCTCCCAGGGCAGCGGCTCCATCATCAACATCGCCAGCGCTGCCTCCTCTATTAAGGGGGTGCCCAACCGTTTCGTTTACAGCGCTACCAAAGCCGCCGTGATCGGTATGACCAAAGCGGTGGCCGCCGACTACGTGACCCGGGGTATCCGGGCCAATGTGATCTGTCCCGGTACGGTGGACTCTCCTTCCTGGCGGGCTCGTGTGGTTGAACAAGCCCAGCGCACGGGCCAAAGCGAGGAGGAAGTACGACAGGCCTTTATCGCGCGCCAGCCCATGGGCCGGTTGGGCCGGCCCGAGGAGGTCGCTGCGCTCGCCGCCTACCTAGCCTCCGACGAGGCAGCTTTCACCACTGGGGCAGTACACTTGATCGATGGCGGCTGGACTATGTGA
- the coaE gene encoding dephospho-CoA kinase (Dephospho-CoA kinase (CoaE) performs the final step in coenzyme A biosynthesis.) gives MRLVGLTGSIGSGKSTVAQRLRELGVLVLDADEYAREGAVVLKAEICRAFPEACRGDELDRAALARRVFNDPEARKQLEALLHPYVRRRMREETEKAKAKGQRLVVHDIPLLFETGREGDFAGVLVVAAPNELRMARVMARSGLSKDEFTARDQSQIPQEEKVRRATWVIWNDADLQMLRERVDAWYREVVK, from the coding sequence ATGCGCTTGGTTGGCCTGACGGGGAGCATAGGCAGCGGCAAGAGCACGGTGGCCCAACGTTTGCGCGAGCTGGGTGTGCTGGTGCTCGATGCGGACGAGTACGCTCGAGAGGGCGCAGTGGTTCTCAAAGCAGAAATTTGCCGGGCCTTCCCGGAGGCCTGCCGGGGCGATGAACTCGACAGAGCGGCGCTGGCCCGGCGGGTGTTCAACGATCCCGAAGCCCGCAAGCAGCTCGAGGCCCTCCTGCACCCCTACGTGCGCCGCCGCATGCGCGAGGAGACCGAAAAGGCCAAAGCGAAGGGGCAGCGGTTGGTGGTTCACGATATTCCCTTGCTGTTTGAAACGGGCCGCGAAGGAGACTTTGCCGGGGTGCTGGTGGTGGCCGCCCCCAACGAACTGCGCATGGCCCGGGTGATGGCCCGTAGCGGCCTGAGCAAGGACGAATTCACCGCTCGTGACCAGAGCCAGATTCCCCAGGAAGAGAAGGTGCGGCGGGCTACCTGGGTTATCTGGAACGACGCCGACCTGCAGATGCTGCGAGAGCGGGTAGATGCCTGGTACCGCGAGGTGGTGAAGTGA
- a CDS encoding aldo/keto reductase — MIKATRTRLHGKTGLELTRLGLGTAPLGGLFAPVSEGEARATLEAAWQAGLRYFDTAPQYGNGVAEQRTGAFLQDKPRTDFVLSTKVGRLLRPGPLHKSQLDPQGEPFFKGVPQLAQVYDYSYRGTMVSLEESLQRLGLSRVDILYIHDPDADNRTVSEVMQGAYRALVELRQQEVVRAIGAGMNHTDWLLEFARAGDFDLLLVAGRYTLLEQGALCELLPLCLQKGIGVVAGGVYNSGLLARPAPGATYNYTAAPPELIMRAQALQKVCQRHGVPLKAAAIQFPLGHPAVVSVLTGARSGQELEENLQMFETPLPASLWEDLIAEGLLGQDVPIPVQEA, encoded by the coding sequence ATGATCAAGGCCACCCGCACCCGCCTTCACGGCAAAACCGGCCTAGAGCTGACCCGGCTGGGCTTGGGAACCGCCCCCTTGGGCGGCCTGTTTGCCCCGGTAAGCGAGGGCGAGGCCCGCGCCACCCTGGAGGCAGCCTGGCAGGCGGGTTTGCGCTACTTCGATACCGCACCCCAGTACGGCAACGGGGTGGCCGAGCAGCGCACGGGGGCTTTTTTGCAGGATAAGCCCCGAACCGACTTTGTACTCTCGACCAAGGTAGGACGGCTATTGCGCCCGGGGCCGCTCCACAAAAGCCAGCTGGATCCCCAGGGCGAACCCTTCTTCAAGGGGGTTCCTCAGCTGGCCCAGGTCTATGACTACAGCTACAGGGGCACCATGGTCTCCCTCGAGGAGAGCTTGCAAAGGCTGGGCCTGAGCCGGGTAGATATTCTTTACATCCACGACCCCGATGCCGACAACCGCACCGTGAGCGAGGTGATGCAGGGAGCCTACCGAGCCTTGGTCGAGCTGCGCCAGCAAGAGGTGGTGCGGGCCATTGGAGCGGGCATGAACCACACCGATTGGTTACTGGAGTTTGCTCGAGCGGGTGACTTCGATCTGCTATTGGTAGCAGGCCGCTACACCCTGCTTGAGCAGGGGGCTTTGTGCGAACTGCTGCCGCTGTGTCTTCAGAAGGGTATCGGGGTGGTGGCGGGCGGGGTATACAATAGCGGCCTCCTAGCCCGCCCAGCCCCTGGGGCCACCTACAATTACACAGCTGCCCCGCCTGAACTGATAATGCGCGCCCAGGCCTTGCAGAAAGTCTGCCAGCGTCATGGGGTGCCCCTCAAAGCAGCAGCCATCCAGTTTCCCCTGGGCCATCCAGCAGTGGTCTCGGTGCTGACCGGGGCTCGCTCGGGGCAAGAACTGGAAGAAAACCTGCAAATGTTCGAGACCCCACTGCCTGCAAGCCTCTGGGAAGACCTGATCGCCGAAGGGCTGCTGGGCCAGGATGTGCCCATACCCGTACAGGAGGCCTAG
- a CDS encoding IS5 family transposase, giving the protein MTDEEWAILEPLIPAPKTGGRPAKVPRREIVHAIRYVLENGIKWRAMPHDLPHWSTVYHYFRKWLKEGVWEKAVQALARWDQEREGRYASPSALVMDSQSVKTSEKGGPGDTTGRRRSRGESGRF; this is encoded by the coding sequence TTGACCGATGAGGAGTGGGCCATCCTGGAGCCCTTGATCCCTGCCCCTAAAACCGGCGGCCGACCCGCTAAGGTGCCCAGAAGGGAGATCGTCCATGCCATACGCTACGTCCTGGAAAACGGCATCAAGTGGCGGGCCATGCCCCATGACTTACCTCACTGGTCTACGGTCTACCACTACTTCCGCAAGTGGCTGAAGGAGGGGGTGTGGGAGAAGGCGGTCCAGGCCCTGGCCCGGTGGGATCAGGAGCGGGAGGGGCGGTACGCCTCTCCCAGCGCCCTGGTGATGGATAGCCAGTCGGTGAAGACGAGTGAAAAGGGGGGCCCCGGGGACACGACGGGGCGAAGAAGGTCAAGGGGAGAAAGCGGCAGATTCTGA
- a CDS encoding helical backbone metal receptor, translating into MKLVHDWLGPLELPDDPQRIVSLAPNVTETLFALGLHERLVGRSAFCYRPAATLALPVVSSYTRLRWEFLNSLKPDLVLISTGVQRDLLQELHGRGYPIFPVPLPHSPHGILENIVLMGALLAVAEQATRLVAHLSQRYQALYQSLPAYRVYLEFDLGGPITVGRGSYVGEALRHLGLQNIFDAHPQSYFSPNLAEVARQAPHLVIYEPKPHRSRPIEKAQRLMAERNWPFPLVVTGGDELAHYGPGFFAYLEALAKQIQDKIAQKS; encoded by the coding sequence GTGAAGCTGGTGCACGACTGGCTGGGCCCCCTCGAGCTGCCCGACGACCCCCAGCGCATTGTGTCGCTGGCCCCCAACGTTACCGAGACGCTTTTCGCGCTGGGCCTGCATGAGCGGTTGGTGGGGCGCAGTGCTTTCTGCTACCGCCCTGCGGCTACGCTGGCACTGCCGGTGGTCTCGAGCTACACCCGCTTGCGCTGGGAGTTCTTGAACAGCCTGAAGCCCGACCTGGTGCTCATCAGCACCGGGGTGCAGCGCGACCTGCTCCAGGAGCTTCATGGGCGGGGTTACCCCATCTTTCCGGTGCCCCTGCCCCATAGCCCCCACGGCATTCTAGAAAACATTGTGCTGATGGGGGCTTTGCTGGCGGTAGCCGAGCAAGCCACCCGACTTGTGGCGCATCTGTCACAGCGCTATCAGGCCCTTTACCAGAGCCTGCCCGCTTACCGGGTGTACCTCGAGTTCGACCTCGGCGGCCCCATCACGGTAGGGCGGGGCAGCTATGTGGGGGAAGCCCTGCGGCACCTGGGCTTACAAAACATTTTTGACGCGCACCCTCAGAGCTATTTCTCGCCCAATCTGGCCGAGGTAGCCCGCCAGGCCCCCCACCTGGTTATCTATGAGCCTAAACCCCACCGCTCGCGCCCCATCGAGAAAGCGCAGCGCCTCATGGCTGAGCGCAACTGGCCCTTTCCACTGGTGGTTACCGGGGGCGATGAGCTGGCCCATTATGGCCCCGGTTTTTTTGCCTACCTGGAAGCGCTGGCGAAACAGATTCAAGATAAAATAGCGCAAAAATCGTAG